In Chitinophaga nivalis, a single genomic region encodes these proteins:
- a CDS encoding DoxX family protein, translating to MAFLSGLLSIALLLWGAGHLFHIPLLQQLPDDARIAAAVMFLLIGTFHLVKPKKLTYMIRGMLPFPLALVIGTGILEIVLGAGLLFSGTQYRAGIALVILLVAMFPANIRVAVNQLPPPGGLPAKPWYTWSRLLFQPVYILWILWAIHAI from the coding sequence ATGGCTTTTCTATCAGGATTACTCAGCATAGCACTTTTATTATGGGGCGCCGGTCATCTTTTTCATATTCCCTTATTGCAACAACTACCGGATGATGCCCGTATAGCCGCTGCTGTTATGTTCCTGCTCATCGGCACTTTTCATCTCGTGAAACCTAAAAAGCTGACCTATATGATCCGCGGCATGCTGCCTTTCCCCCTTGCGCTGGTCATCGGCACCGGCATCCTGGAAATAGTACTGGGCGCCGGCCTGTTGTTTTCCGGCACACAATACCGGGCTGGTATTGCACTGGTGATCTTATTGGTTGCCATGTTTCCGGCCAATATCCGGGTAGCAGTAAACCAACTGCCACCACCCGGCGGATTGCCTGCAAAGCCCTGGTATACCTGGAGCCGGCTGCTGTTTCAACCGGTATACATTTTATGGATACTATGGGCTATTCATGCTATTTAA
- the tssD gene encoding type VI secretion system tube protein TssD: protein MSFKAVFETGGNAYNVQHIAYDLSQETDATGRPSAITRGGRIKLTVESTGKTDLFEWMVNNFERKDGTITFYKRDTDAKLKALEFKEGYLVKFEEAFDYENRNPMVISFTISAREISMGSAKHINEWV, encoded by the coding sequence ATGTCTTTTAAAGCAGTATTTGAAACCGGCGGTAATGCCTACAATGTACAGCATATTGCCTATGATCTCAGCCAGGAAACAGATGCTACCGGCCGTCCTTCGGCTATTACACGGGGTGGCAGAATTAAGCTGACGGTGGAATCTACCGGTAAAACAGATCTCTTTGAATGGATGGTGAACAACTTTGAAAGGAAAGATGGTACCATCACTTTTTACAAAAGAGATACCGACGCTAAACTGAAAGCACTGGAGTTCAAAGAAGGTTACCTGGTAAAGTTTGAAGAAGCTTTCGATTATGAAAACAGAAATCCGATGGTGATTTCTTTCACCATTTCGGCCCGGGAAATCAGTATGGGCAGTGCAAAACATATCAATGAATGGGTGTGA
- a CDS encoding Crp/Fnr family transcriptional regulator, which produces MADLQTLQQQLAAFLPAADNNWETFERILRPVNFKAGDYLASSGKVADAIYYITEGIVRVFTRHQETEISMDFAFPGMFTTSYASLITQTPAVVNLQAVTAVSGYAFYYPDLQQLYQVSHAAERTGRIIAEQQYLRKYRRELSFLQHSAQERYMQLLEEYPAVVQHIPIKQIASYLGIKPESLSRIRKNLRNAD; this is translated from the coding sequence ATGGCCGACCTTCAAACCTTACAACAGCAGCTGGCAGCCTTTCTGCCGGCTGCTGACAACAACTGGGAAACATTTGAACGTATCCTGCGCCCGGTGAATTTTAAAGCCGGTGATTACCTGGCCAGCAGCGGCAAGGTGGCAGATGCCATCTATTATATCACCGAAGGCATCGTACGCGTATTCACCCGGCACCAGGAAACAGAGATCAGCATGGACTTCGCCTTTCCTGGTATGTTCACCACTTCCTACGCATCCCTGATCACCCAAACACCCGCGGTCGTAAACCTCCAGGCCGTAACTGCCGTCAGTGGCTATGCTTTTTATTATCCGGACCTGCAACAGCTGTATCAGGTTTCCCATGCTGCGGAAAGAACGGGCAGGATCATCGCAGAACAACAATACCTCCGCAAATACCGGCGGGAACTCTCTTTCCTGCAACATTCCGCGCAGGAACGTTATATGCAGTTACTGGAAGAATATCCTGCTGTGGTGCAACACATTCCCATCAAACAAATAGCCTCCTACCTGGGTATCAAGCCCGAAAGCCTGAGCCGCATCCGCAAAAACCTGCGGAACGCTGATTAA
- a CDS encoding NAD-dependent succinate-semialdehyde dehydrogenase, with protein sequence MFTSTNPFTQEKIADYAAHTPEEISQKLEQGHQAYRRLLDIPLAQRRTWMEQVAASLKNNVAQHAALITQEMGKTLKEANAEVLKCADAALYYATHITDILQAKPVAADAYKSYIAYEPKGIILAIMPWNFPYWQVFRFAIPNILAGNTGLLKHAANVSGCALAIEKVFVDAGFPAGTFQSVLVSSKDIEPIIADPRVQGVTLTGSTPAGKSVAALAGKYIKKTVLELGGSDPFIVLKDADITAAAKTAVQGRMQNAGQSCIAAKRWIVEAPVVAEFTAAVKTLLLELKQGDPTADSTRMGPMARPDLAADLARQLQDTISQGATLELGGTHEGCNFAPTLLSGVTNKMTAFKEETFGPLAVIITAADEQEAIALANETEFGLGAAIWTSDLDKAARLATQIESGNVFINAMVRSDARLPFGGVKQSGYGRELSLEGTHEFLNIKTVYIQQ encoded by the coding sequence ATGTTTACAAGTACGAATCCGTTTACGCAGGAAAAGATAGCAGACTATGCAGCGCATACGCCGGAAGAGATCTCGCAAAAGCTGGAACAGGGCCACCAGGCCTATCGCCGGTTGCTGGATATTCCATTGGCGCAACGCCGCACCTGGATGGAACAGGTAGCAGCTTCCCTAAAAAACAATGTCGCGCAGCACGCCGCCCTCATCACACAGGAGATGGGTAAAACATTGAAAGAAGCCAACGCAGAAGTATTGAAGTGTGCGGATGCCGCCTTATACTATGCCACACATATCACCGACATACTGCAAGCCAAACCGGTGGCAGCAGATGCCTATAAAAGCTATATCGCCTACGAACCCAAAGGTATCATCCTGGCGATCATGCCCTGGAACTTTCCCTACTGGCAGGTATTCCGGTTTGCCATTCCCAATATTCTGGCCGGTAACACCGGTTTACTGAAACATGCCGCCAACGTGAGCGGCTGCGCACTGGCTATAGAAAAAGTATTTGTGGATGCAGGATTTCCGGCCGGCACTTTTCAGTCGGTGCTGGTATCTTCCAAAGATATAGAACCGATCATTGCAGATCCCCGCGTACAAGGCGTTACCCTCACCGGCAGCACCCCTGCCGGTAAAAGCGTAGCTGCCCTCGCCGGCAAATACATCAAAAAAACAGTGCTGGAACTGGGCGGCAGCGATCCTTTTATTGTATTAAAGGATGCCGACATTACCGCAGCTGCCAAAACAGCCGTTCAGGGCCGCATGCAGAATGCCGGTCAATCCTGTATTGCCGCCAAACGCTGGATTGTGGAAGCCCCCGTGGTGGCTGAATTTACGGCAGCTGTCAAAACCCTGCTGCTGGAACTGAAACAAGGCGACCCTACTGCCGACAGCACCCGGATGGGACCTATGGCCCGCCCGGATCTGGCAGCCGACCTGGCCAGACAACTGCAGGATACCATCAGCCAGGGTGCTACCCTGGAGTTGGGCGGCACACATGAAGGCTGTAACTTTGCACCTACCCTGCTGAGCGGGGTCACTAATAAAATGACAGCATTCAAAGAAGAAACATTTGGCCCGCTGGCCGTTATCATCACGGCTGCAGATGAGCAGGAAGCGATCGCCCTCGCCAATGAAACCGAATTCGGGCTGGGCGCGGCCATATGGACCAGCGACCTGGATAAGGCAGCACGCCTGGCCACCCAGATAGAAAGTGGCAATGTATTCATCAACGCCATGGTGCGTTCTGATGCACGCCTCCCATTTGGTGGCGTTAAACAATCCGGCTACGGACGGGAATTATCTCTTGAAGGCACGCACGAATTTCTGAATATCAAAACAGTTTACATCCAACAATAA
- a CDS encoding MBL fold metallo-hydrolase — protein MRIQFLRNATLLLEWQNKKILVDPMLCAKESLDPVPNAANSHRFPLTDLPLDATALQAVLASLDAILVTHTHRDHWDEVAQTLLPKHLPLFCQPADAAKITAQGFTHVIPIETSHLWENTRISRTDGQHGTGEIGKLMAPVSGFVLEDEVQTLYIAGDTIWCEEVKAAMDEFTPDYVVVNAGAAQFLQGDPITMTAADVIQTIQHPAQSKVIAVHMGAVNHCYLTPALLATALADAGVKGIIPAPGEWVTAN, from the coding sequence ATGCGCATACAATTCTTACGTAACGCTACGTTGCTGCTGGAATGGCAAAACAAAAAGATCCTGGTAGACCCCATGCTCTGCGCCAAAGAAAGCCTGGACCCCGTGCCCAATGCTGCCAACAGCCACCGTTTTCCCCTGACAGATTTACCACTGGATGCCACCGCACTCCAGGCCGTACTGGCCTCGTTGGATGCCATCCTGGTGACCCACACCCACCGCGATCACTGGGATGAGGTAGCCCAAACATTGCTGCCCAAACACCTGCCTTTATTTTGCCAGCCTGCTGACGCGGCAAAAATAACCGCACAGGGTTTCACCCATGTGATCCCCATTGAAACCTCCCATCTGTGGGAAAACACCCGGATATCCCGTACAGACGGGCAACATGGTACCGGTGAAATCGGCAAACTCATGGCGCCAGTTTCCGGATTTGTACTGGAAGATGAAGTGCAGACCCTCTACATTGCCGGAGATACCATCTGGTGCGAAGAAGTAAAAGCAGCCATGGATGAATTTACCCCAGACTATGTGGTTGTAAATGCCGGCGCTGCACAGTTTTTACAGGGCGACCCTATCACCATGACCGCGGCAGATGTGATACAAACCATCCAACACCCCGCGCAAAGCAAAGTCATTGCGGTGCATATGGGCGCCGTTAACCACTGCTACCTGACACCGGCACTATTGGCTACTGCCCTCGCAGATGCCGGCGTAAAGGGTATTATCCCTGCACCCGGAGAATGGGTGACAGCGAATTAA
- the coaA gene encoding type I pantothenate kinase has protein sequence MTTSLKRDRYTPYISFTRKEWAERSGVALLQLQDYDLEQLHGMNEPLTQEEITQVYLPLAHLLNLRVTASQQLHKSTNSFLGSQVEKVPYIIGIAGSVAVGKSTTARVLQKLLQAWPNHPRVDLVTTDGFLYPNKILEANDIMNRKGFPESYDIKRLIHFLADVKSGKERVAAPLYSHLEYDVLPGKLQWVEQPDIVIVEGVNVLQVRPRQHQKDPSVFVSDFFDFTIYVDAAEKDIRKWYISRFESLRKTAFQNPDSFFHRYAHLSDAATIELATQIWNDINKPNLEQNIAPTRYRAGLILEKGQHHFVQSIQLRKT, from the coding sequence ATGACCACCTCTCTAAAACGCGACCGCTACACTCCCTATATCAGCTTCACCCGTAAAGAGTGGGCAGAAAGAAGCGGGGTTGCTTTATTACAGTTGCAGGACTATGACCTGGAGCAACTGCACGGTATGAATGAACCACTCACACAGGAAGAGATAACCCAGGTATATTTACCACTGGCACACCTGTTGAACCTGCGCGTAACCGCTTCCCAGCAGTTACACAAATCCACCAACAGCTTTTTGGGCAGCCAGGTGGAAAAAGTACCTTATATCATTGGTATTGCCGGTAGCGTGGCCGTTGGTAAAAGCACCACCGCCCGCGTCCTCCAGAAACTACTACAGGCCTGGCCCAACCACCCGCGGGTAGATCTGGTTACCACCGATGGTTTCCTCTATCCCAACAAAATACTGGAAGCCAACGATATCATGAACCGTAAAGGTTTCCCGGAAAGCTATGACATCAAACGCCTGATACACTTCCTGGCAGATGTTAAATCCGGTAAGGAAAGAGTAGCGGCTCCCCTGTATTCTCACCTGGAATACGATGTATTACCCGGAAAATTACAATGGGTGGAACAACCCGATATTGTGATTGTGGAAGGCGTGAATGTATTACAGGTAAGACCACGGCAACACCAGAAAGATCCATCGGTGTTTGTATCCGACTTCTTTGATTTCACCATTTATGTAGATGCGGCAGAGAAAGATATCCGCAAATGGTATATCTCCCGTTTTGAATCCCTGCGGAAAACGGCTTTCCAGAATCCGGATTCTTTTTTCCACCGGTATGCACACCTGTCGGATGCCGCTACCATTGAACTCGCGACACAGATCTGGAATGATATCAATAAACCCAACCTGGAACAGAACATTGCGCCTACCCGTTACCGCGCAGGCCTGATACTGGAAAAAGGACAGCATCATTTTGTACAATCCATTCAATTACGTAAAACCTGA
- a CDS encoding MFS transporter, with amino-acid sequence MAMCTGLIVANIYYSQPLLVLMSEEFRVSESNAGQVTFFTQIGYALGLLFCVPLGDKLERKGQIIVMTLTAVLALIAAGFSVNITMLKVTGLLIGFTSVVPQLILPLAANLSDPASRGKVIGTIMSGLLVGILLSRTLSGIIGHHFGWRAMFWIAAGISGLLVVIMLFSFPKSKPHFAGTYGDLMKSLLTLIREQPMLREASAINACCFAMFGLFWTTVVFLLSGQPFNYTSEQIGLMGLAAAAGALGAPLVGRIADKKNPRIAIGYGIIFLFAGYFLFYVFQTNIIGIVVGIIAIDLGLQGIHVSNQTRIYTLLPEARNRLNTVFMTASFIGTSIGSGIGLWVWSVAQWNGVCIAGTSLITVALIIYLSTYRKK; translated from the coding sequence ATGGCTATGTGTACGGGCCTGATCGTTGCCAATATCTATTACAGCCAGCCTTTGCTGGTATTGATGAGCGAAGAGTTCCGGGTGTCGGAAAGTAATGCCGGGCAGGTAACTTTTTTCACACAGATCGGATATGCGCTGGGGTTACTCTTTTGTGTACCATTGGGAGACAAGCTCGAACGGAAAGGCCAGATTATAGTGATGACCCTGACCGCTGTACTGGCACTGATTGCCGCAGGTTTCTCCGTGAATATTACCATGCTGAAAGTAACAGGATTACTCATCGGTTTTACTTCGGTAGTGCCACAGCTGATTCTGCCGCTGGCGGCTAATTTATCAGATCCGGCCAGTCGGGGTAAGGTGATTGGTACCATCATGAGTGGTTTGCTGGTGGGCATCCTGCTGTCGCGTACGTTGAGCGGTATTATCGGGCATCACTTCGGATGGCGTGCCATGTTCTGGATTGCCGCTGGTATCAGCGGATTGCTGGTGGTGATTATGCTGTTTTCCTTTCCGAAGAGCAAACCGCATTTCGCAGGTACATATGGAGATCTGATGAAATCCTTGCTGACATTGATCCGGGAGCAGCCAATGCTGCGCGAAGCTTCTGCTATCAATGCCTGCTGTTTTGCCATGTTTGGATTATTCTGGACAACGGTGGTATTCCTGTTATCGGGTCAGCCGTTTAACTATACAAGTGAGCAGATTGGTCTGATGGGACTGGCAGCGGCGGCAGGTGCGCTAGGTGCGCCTTTGGTAGGACGTATTGCCGATAAGAAGAATCCGCGTATAGCCATTGGGTATGGTATCATCTTTTTGTTTGCCGGTTATTTCCTCTTTTATGTTTTCCAGACGAATATCATCGGCATCGTTGTGGGGATTATCGCCATCGACCTGGGGCTGCAAGGTATACATGTATCTAACCAGACGCGTATTTACACCTTGTTGCCGGAAGCGCGTAACCGCCTGAATACTGTGTTTATGACGGCCAGTTTTATCGGTACTTCCATCGGTTCCGGTATTGGCCTGTGGGTATGGTCGGTAGCCCAGTGGAATGGGGTATGTATCGCCGGTACCAGTCTGATTACGGTAGCCTTGATTATATATTTATCTACCTACAGAAAAAAGTAA